A stretch of DNA from bacterium:
GAGCGCGACATCGAGGCCAATCTTCAGAACGGGCCGACGGATCAGGGCATGGTGCGTCTCTTCATCGAATCGCAGGGCATCGAGGTGCCGATGGATTTCGACCCCGACGAAGCCG
This window harbors:
- a CDS encoding DUF6324 family protein — protein: MGINSERDIEANLQNGPTDQGMVRLFIESQGIEVPMDFDPDEA